One region of Hymenobacter sediminicola genomic DNA includes:
- a CDS encoding carboxypeptidase-like regulatory domain-containing protein, which produces MLLLSSTASAQRIVLLGQVVDEQQRPVPYATVGLADGSNGTATNEVGEFSLRVSVLPQRLVVLSMGYSRSETEVQKAGTALQIVLQASAVGLPGVTVRSPEKIAEELVQRASAKLWRHARDLQYGKAFYRQKTRHNGEYREFFDAFYDVKFSNRVIEGWDLGESRYAFTPGGFTFTNFSSLIRQVPVFSRHPLREKLLVPLGPQATQYFYFTLRSFFTENGRETAVIDFEPRPEVQKPATTGTLFIDVETAALRRQELSLPLSSMLRFQMEPGYERAGDDFKLVADFIPYADSLTRLSATRAEGTIVLRRPNARPDSTQVAAQLVFYQYTGRLPGHAYKDVGRHSRDLEQVMKKAYNPEFWQTNEVLRASPVEQEVIKSFEGRKVFGRY; this is translated from the coding sequence TTGTTACTGCTATCCAGCACAGCATCGGCCCAGCGAATAGTACTGCTGGGCCAGGTAGTGGATGAGCAGCAGCGCCCAGTGCCCTACGCCACTGTAGGACTAGCAGATGGCTCAAACGGCACGGCTACCAACGAAGTAGGCGAGTTCAGCCTACGAGTGTCGGTGCTTCCCCAGCGGCTGGTGGTGCTCAGCATGGGCTATAGCCGCTCTGAAACGGAAGTGCAGAAGGCTGGTACAGCGCTACAGATAGTGCTGCAGGCCAGCGCCGTAGGTTTGCCCGGCGTGACGGTCCGCAGCCCAGAGAAAATAGCCGAAGAACTGGTGCAGCGGGCCAGCGCAAAGCTGTGGCGCCATGCCCGCGACCTGCAGTACGGCAAGGCCTTTTACCGCCAGAAAACCCGGCACAACGGCGAATACCGCGAGTTTTTCGATGCATTTTATGATGTGAAGTTCTCTAACCGCGTGATTGAGGGGTGGGACTTGGGTGAGTCGCGCTATGCCTTCACACCGGGTGGCTTCACGTTCACCAATTTCTCCTCCCTTATCCGGCAGGTGCCGGTGTTCAGCCGCCACCCGCTGCGCGAAAAGCTACTGGTTCCGCTCGGGCCCCAGGCCACCCAGTATTTTTACTTCACGCTGCGCAGCTTCTTCACCGAAAATGGCCGCGAAACGGCAGTTATTGATTTTGAGCCCCGGCCCGAGGTGCAAAAGCCCGCTACGACAGGCACACTCTTCATTGACGTAGAAACAGCCGCATTACGCCGGCAGGAACTGTCGCTGCCCCTGAGCAGCATGCTTCGCTTTCAGATGGAGCCCGGGTATGAGCGTGCCGGCGACGATTTTAAACTGGTTGCTGATTTCATTCCCTACGCTGATTCCCTGACGCGTCTGAGCGCCACGCGGGCCGAAGGGACCATCGTACTGCGCCGCCCCAATGCCCGGCCCGATAGCACGCAGGTAGCAGCGCAATTGGTCTTCTACCAATACACCGGCCGCTTGCCAGGGCATGCCTATAAAGATGTAGGGCGGCACTCCCGCGACTTGGAGCAGGTAATGAAAAAGGCCTACAACCCCGAGTTCTGGCAAACAAACGAAGTATTGCGCGCCAGCCCCGTGGAGCAGGAGGTGATTAAGAGCTTCGAGGGCCGAAAAGTGTTTGGCCGCTACTAA
- a CDS encoding phytoene/squalene synthase family protein: MDHIALFTETSRACSKLITQRYSTSFTLGIRTLDTRFHLPVYAVYGFVRWADEIVDTFHGHNKAALFQDFKRQTYEALEIRLSLNPVLHAFQDVVHQYGIDREFIDAFLYSMEMDLDDHAYNQSLYEKYIYGSAEVVGLMCLRIFCEGDTAMFDRLREPARRLGSAFQKVNFLRDIRSDYEERGRVYFPGVQYERFSDHVKQEIEADIRADFDAAYAGIVQLPRAARLGVYLAYVYYLKLFHKIRQLPAARILGERVRVPDNTKLLLLMGSYFRYRLRAI; encoded by the coding sequence ATGGATCATATTGCCCTTTTCACCGAAACCAGCCGGGCGTGCAGCAAGCTGATTACGCAGCGCTACAGCACGTCATTCACGCTCGGCATCCGCACGCTCGACACGCGTTTTCACCTGCCGGTGTATGCCGTGTATGGCTTCGTGCGCTGGGCCGATGAAATTGTGGACACGTTTCACGGCCACAACAAGGCTGCGTTGTTTCAGGACTTCAAGCGCCAGACCTACGAGGCTCTGGAAATCCGGCTGAGTTTGAATCCGGTGCTGCATGCTTTTCAGGATGTGGTGCACCAGTACGGCATCGACCGGGAATTTATCGATGCCTTCCTGTATAGCATGGAAATGGACCTTGATGACCATGCCTACAACCAGTCGCTCTACGAGAAGTACATCTACGGCTCGGCGGAAGTGGTGGGCCTGATGTGCCTGCGTATCTTCTGCGAAGGCGACACGGCTATGTTTGACAGGCTACGGGAGCCCGCCCGCCGGCTGGGCTCGGCCTTTCAGAAAGTTAATTTCCTGCGCGACATTCGGTCAGATTACGAGGAGCGGGGCCGCGTGTACTTCCCCGGGGTGCAGTACGAACGGTTTTCTGACCACGTAAAGCAGGAAATCGAAGCGGACATCCGGGCCGACTTTGATGCGGCATACGCCGGTATCGTGCAGCTGCCGCGGGCGGCGCGCCTGGGGGTGTACCTGGCCTATGTGTACTATCTCAAGCTGTTCCACAAAATCCGGCAGCTACCAGCGGCCCGCATCCTTGGCGAGCGGGTGCGCGTACCAGACAATACCAAGCTGCTTTTGCTGATGGGGTCGTACTTTCGCTACCGCCTTCGAGCTATCTAG
- a CDS encoding phytoene desaturase family protein produces MASTASSKHVLVIGSGFAGLSAATSLAQRGYRVTILEKNEGPGGRARVFRAEGYTFDMGPSWYWMPDIFEQYFARFGKKVSDYYDLVRLDPSYQVIFKGPEAVDIPAAMSELRELFERYEPGSAARLDEFLRQAAYKYEVGIGKFVHMPGRSLLEFADPRLLVDAVRLDLLQSMHKHVRKFFTDSRLLELVEFPILFLGATSQNTPALYSLMNYADLALGTWYPMGGMHKIVEGMVALAQERGVTLEYNQEVQQIVVEKGRATGVQTATGFRPADVVVAGADYHHAEQHLLAPEWRHYDEAYWNSRTMAPSSLLFYVGVNRRVDKLRHHNLFFDEDFALHAEEIYEQPKWPSRPLFYVSAPSTTDPSVAPEGCENLFLLIPVAPDLPDPEETREHYYHLIMERLERHCGHSIRDAVVYKRSYAHQDFQQDYHSYKGNAYGLANTLRQTAILKPSLKSKKVSNLYFTGQLTVPGPGVPPSLISGQVVAQEVEKENS; encoded by the coding sequence TTGGCTTCTACTGCATCTTCCAAACACGTCCTTGTAATCGGCTCCGGCTTTGCAGGCCTCTCAGCCGCTACGTCGCTGGCCCAGCGTGGCTACCGCGTCACGATTCTGGAGAAGAACGAAGGGCCGGGCGGCCGGGCGCGCGTATTCAGGGCCGAAGGCTACACCTTTGATATGGGGCCAAGCTGGTACTGGATGCCCGATATTTTTGAGCAATATTTCGCCCGCTTCGGCAAAAAGGTAAGCGACTACTACGATTTAGTACGGCTCGACCCCTCGTATCAGGTGATTTTTAAGGGGCCGGAGGCCGTAGATATCCCGGCAGCCATGAGTGAGCTGCGGGAGCTGTTTGAGCGGTACGAGCCTGGTAGCGCCGCCCGCCTCGATGAGTTTCTGCGGCAGGCGGCCTATAAGTATGAGGTCGGCATCGGGAAGTTTGTGCACATGCCCGGCCGCTCCTTACTGGAGTTTGCCGATCCGCGCCTACTCGTGGATGCCGTCCGGCTGGATTTGCTCCAGAGTATGCACAAGCACGTGCGCAAGTTCTTCACAGACTCGCGCCTGCTGGAGCTGGTAGAATTCCCGATTCTTTTTCTGGGTGCTACGTCGCAGAACACACCGGCCCTATACTCCCTCATGAACTATGCTGACCTAGCCCTGGGCACCTGGTACCCGATGGGTGGCATGCACAAGATTGTGGAAGGCATGGTGGCACTGGCGCAGGAACGAGGTGTAACGCTGGAATACAACCAGGAAGTGCAACAGATAGTAGTAGAAAAGGGCCGCGCTACAGGCGTACAAACTGCTACCGGCTTTCGGCCTGCCGATGTGGTAGTGGCCGGCGCCGACTACCACCACGCCGAGCAGCACCTGCTGGCCCCCGAGTGGCGGCACTACGACGAAGCCTACTGGAACTCCCGTACGATGGCCCCGTCGTCGTTGCTGTTTTATGTCGGCGTAAACCGGCGCGTGGATAAGCTGCGGCACCATAATCTGTTCTTCGATGAGGATTTTGCACTCCACGCCGAAGAAATCTACGAGCAGCCCAAGTGGCCCAGCCGGCCGCTGTTTTACGTATCGGCTCCCAGCACAACCGACCCCAGTGTAGCGCCTGAAGGCTGCGAAAATCTGTTTCTGCTGATTCCAGTAGCGCCTGACCTGCCTGACCCGGAAGAAACGCGCGAGCATTACTACCACCTGATTATGGAGCGGCTGGAGCGCCATTGCGGCCACAGCATCCGCGACGCGGTGGTGTACAAGCGCAGCTACGCCCACCAGGATTTTCAGCAGGACTACCATAGCTATAAAGGCAACGCGTACGGCCTGGCCAATACGCTCCGCCAGACAGCTATTCTGAAACCCTCGCTCAAAAGCAAAAAGGTCAGTAATCTGTATTTTACGGGGCAGCTTACCGTGCCAGGGCCCGGCGTGCCGCCTTCGCTTATTTCGGGGCAGGTGGTGGCGCAGGAGGTAGAAAAGGAGAATTCTTAA
- a CDS encoding sigma-70 family RNA polymerase sigma factor, producing the protein MTSLEFTNQVQKISYSLKPVAMNLTRDADDAKDLVQETLLKALLNKDKFKAGTNLKAWLYTIMRNTFINNYNKITKRNSNIDSTEYFQYFNTDENYITHNGATSDFVVTDINQAIASLSADYRTPFMMYYIGYKYLEIAEKLQIPIGTVKNRIHIARKELKDALKVYAPGV; encoded by the coding sequence ATGACCTCTTTGGAATTCACAAATCAAGTACAGAAGATTTCCTACTCGCTGAAGCCAGTGGCGATGAACCTGACCCGCGACGCCGACGATGCTAAGGATCTGGTACAGGAAACCCTGCTCAAGGCACTACTCAATAAGGACAAGTTCAAAGCCGGTACCAACCTGAAGGCATGGTTGTACACCATCATGCGCAACACGTTTATCAACAACTACAATAAGATAACGAAGCGCAACAGTAACATTGATAGTACCGAGTACTTCCAGTACTTCAATACCGACGAAAACTACATTACGCACAACGGTGCAACCTCCGACTTCGTAGTAACGGACATCAACCAGGCTATTGCCAGCCTGTCGGCCGACTACCGGACGCCGTTCATGATGTACTATATCGGCTACAAGTACCTGGAAATTGCGGAGAAGCTGCAAATCCCGATTGGAACCGTTAAGAACCGCATTCATATTGCCCGCAAGGAGCTGAAGGATGCGCTTAAGGTATACGCCCCCGGCGTGTAG
- a CDS encoding MerR family transcriptional regulator, whose protein sequence is MGHYAISDLEKLSGIKAHTIRIWEQRYGLLRPVRTATNIRTYCDDDLRRLLNVATLCGRGYRISKIAQLSEKEIAQAVISCNDDVNDYCQQVHSLLAAMLAMDEVQLNCLLNRAIRRLGFEAAIIHVVYPFLQRIGVMWQAGSVNPAHEHLVTHLLRQKMMAATDALSPVPPASAKRWVLFLPEGEMHELALLFMNYALRARGHHVLYLGQNLPIAGLYSVCKSYQPYAVCTVLTAVPERERLQGFVEELRTLCPDALVVLSGPLVQSEALQLPPHTVRLRLITEFLALADEMNVQVAEPA, encoded by the coding sequence GTGGGACATTACGCAATCAGCGACCTGGAAAAGCTCTCAGGTATCAAGGCACATACCATCCGGATATGGGAACAGCGCTATGGCCTGTTGCGGCCGGTGCGCACTGCCACCAACATCCGCACCTATTGCGACGATGACCTGCGCCGCCTGCTGAATGTGGCCACCCTGTGCGGGCGTGGCTACCGGATTTCCAAAATCGCACAGCTTAGCGAGAAGGAAATAGCTCAAGCCGTTATTTCCTGCAACGATGATGTAAATGACTATTGCCAGCAGGTCCATTCGCTGCTGGCAGCCATGCTGGCCATGGATGAAGTGCAGCTCAACTGCCTCCTGAACCGCGCAATTCGTCGGCTGGGGTTTGAGGCCGCCATCATTCACGTGGTGTACCCCTTTCTGCAGCGGATAGGTGTGATGTGGCAGGCGGGCAGCGTTAATCCGGCGCATGAGCATCTCGTGACGCACCTGCTGCGCCAGAAGATGATGGCCGCCACCGATGCTCTGTCGCCGGTGCCACCTGCTTCGGCCAAGCGGTGGGTGCTGTTTCTGCCCGAAGGCGAGATGCATGAGCTAGCATTGCTGTTCATGAACTACGCCTTGCGGGCCCGGGGGCACCATGTACTGTATCTAGGGCAAAATCTGCCAATTGCGGGCCTCTATAGTGTGTGCAAGAGCTACCAGCCGTATGCAGTGTGTACGGTACTGACAGCCGTGCCGGAACGGGAACGGCTTCAGGGCTTCGTGGAGGAGCTGCGGACGCTGTGCCCCGATGCACTAGTCGTCTTATCAGGCCCGCTGGTCCAAAGCGAAGCCTTGCAACTACCGCCTCATACGGTACGGCTGCGTCTGATTACCGAATTCTTGGCCTTGGCCGACGAGATGAACGTGCAGGTGGCAGAGCCCGCGTAA
- a CDS encoding sterol desaturase family protein: protein MTTPAAIATTAATFLGMEFVAWFMHRFVLHGPLWFLHRSHHVRHPHRFERNDFFFLFYGSLSALLIVYGSPTKDWRFWVGVGIAVYGTLYFFVHDVLIHGRLRFWRKSRNPYLRALNMAHKMHHKATTRHGSEEFGLLWVSPKYFTLALRQPAPTRTLRPRTVSSQEKEGGQ from the coding sequence ATGACAACGCCTGCAGCCATTGCCACCACGGCGGCTACATTTCTGGGAATGGAGTTTGTTGCATGGTTCATGCACCGCTTTGTGCTGCACGGGCCGCTGTGGTTTCTGCACCGGTCGCACCATGTGCGGCACCCGCACCGCTTCGAGCGCAACGACTTCTTTTTTCTGTTCTACGGCTCCCTGTCGGCGCTCCTTATTGTGTATGGCTCGCCGACCAAGGACTGGCGCTTCTGGGTAGGCGTTGGCATTGCGGTTTACGGCACGCTGTATTTTTTTGTACACGATGTCTTGATTCATGGTCGGTTGCGGTTCTGGCGTAAGTCGCGCAACCCCTATTTGCGGGCCCTGAACATGGCGCATAAGATGCATCACAAAGCCACTACCCGCCACGGCTCCGAAGAATTCGGGCTGCTGTGGGTATCGCCGAAATACTTTACACTGGCGCTACGGCAGCCTGCCCCGACCCGGACTCTGCGGCCCCGGACGGTATCATCGCAAGAAAAGGAGGGAGGCCAATAA
- a CDS encoding enoyl-CoA hydratase/isomerase family protein, with product MDNMPTQELEALRFIRYEAADAIGYITLNRPEKRNALSADMVSELKMAFEFAEEDTACKVIVLRAEGTAFCAGADLAYIQELQSFGYTDNLADSTHLMQLFHQIYTLKKVVIAQVQGHALAGGCGLATVCDFAFTVPEARFGYTEVKIGFLPAIVSVFLLRKVGEARTKELLLTGDVLTAQRALELGLVNGVVAAAELVRHVHGFARRLCIENSAQSMEATKEMLARIPEMPLEDSLRYAAHINAEARGSLDCRRGIAAFLAKEKITWEN from the coding sequence ATGGACAACATGCCCACGCAAGAGTTGGAAGCCCTGCGCTTCATCCGCTATGAGGCTGCCGATGCCATTGGCTATATCACCCTCAATCGTCCTGAAAAACGCAATGCCCTCAGTGCCGACATGGTGTCGGAGCTGAAAATGGCATTTGAGTTTGCTGAGGAGGATACCGCCTGCAAGGTCATTGTGCTGCGCGCCGAAGGAACCGCCTTCTGCGCCGGTGCCGACTTGGCCTACATTCAGGAGCTGCAAAGCTTTGGCTACACCGATAATCTGGCCGATTCTACGCACCTGATGCAGTTGTTTCACCAGATATACACGCTCAAAAAAGTGGTTATTGCACAGGTGCAGGGCCATGCGCTGGCGGGCGGCTGTGGGCTGGCCACTGTTTGCGACTTTGCCTTCACGGTGCCCGAAGCCAGATTCGGCTACACCGAGGTGAAGATTGGTTTCCTGCCGGCCATCGTCAGTGTGTTTTTGCTGCGCAAAGTAGGAGAGGCCCGCACCAAAGAATTACTGCTTACCGGCGATGTGCTTACCGCGCAGCGGGCCTTAGAACTGGGTCTTGTAAACGGGGTCGTAGCTGCTGCAGAACTGGTGAGACACGTGCACGGTTTTGCCCGTCGCCTCTGCATCGAAAATTCGGCTCAAAGCATGGAGGCTACCAAAGAAATGCTGGCCCGCATCCCAGAAATGCCTCTGGAGGACAGCCTGCGCTATGCCGCCCACATCAACGCCGAAGCCCGCGGCTCTCTCGACTGCCGCCGCGGTATTGCCGCTTTTCTGGCGAAAGAGAAAATTACCTGGGAAAACTGA
- a CDS encoding ComEC/Rec2 family competence protein, with product MIHWASYAFVRLTLALVAGILTFLYFGEVLPDLRWPLAGLVILFFAVQAAVRRSPNPASADDAGLIAVLAVYMTGAALTQQATESRDAAHLYRFGSRIEYYRAVVDDYTVVRPATYATTVRVSAVRVGGEWRPAVGGIRISIPRDSGVVAPQYGDVWLVRGTPAPSKAPLNPGEFDYRRYLEYHQVYHQQFIHPDQYQTVATEPPSYLKAAAMRAARVLDGVFRQYVQAKREYALASALVLGIKDDIDQQTKQAYANTGTTHIMAVSGLQVGLLFGAVTWLLGLLPGRRGPLFRFVTAALGLAVIWSYAFLTGLSASVLRAAVMFTFIIVARATQRQTNMFNTLAVAAFCLLCYDPYLLCDVGFQLSFLAVISIVYLQPRIVAWFDVKDYFLQKQRPWQTKAVQKFWKWSGKFLDGVWQATALSLAAQVATFPLGLFYFHQFPLSFLFSNLVAVPISSGAVYVGLGLLVLKGFVALVGLASASVAQVLDILPQLVARVFEWMIWLFNEYIFWIGRAMPGALISGIHVTAPQAWLICGVILALLTFFRLKNLAWLGLACALLGVFAGSRVWAAHKLAPDERLVIYSIPRRSVVGFWQGAAAHIVSADSLPLNETERTYRIVPGIIQRDARRVAYYAGWRGGPVPATADTAARTNLVLAVWRGVRVAFVAGRLTGARKAVPVDVVVLRRNARVWPEDLDATFGKAPAIVFDSSCKSWYVASMQEKLQQAGWQTHDVTLQGAFVRPIQPLGK from the coding sequence ATGATTCACTGGGCTTCCTACGCCTTTGTGCGCCTTACGCTGGCGCTGGTTGCCGGCATCTTGACCTTTCTCTATTTCGGCGAAGTGCTGCCGGATTTGCGGTGGCCGCTGGCCGGACTTGTCATTCTTTTTTTTGCCGTTCAGGCAGCCGTGCGGCGCAGCCCCAACCCAGCTTCGGCCGATGACGCCGGCCTAATAGCAGTGCTGGCCGTGTACATGACAGGCGCGGCCCTTACGCAGCAGGCCACTGAGTCGCGGGACGCGGCGCACCTCTACCGGTTTGGCAGCCGCATCGAGTACTACCGAGCCGTGGTGGACGACTATACAGTGGTTCGGCCTGCTACCTATGCTACCACCGTGCGCGTTTCGGCGGTGCGGGTGGGCGGGGAGTGGCGCCCGGCCGTGGGCGGCATCCGGATATCCATCCCGCGCGACTCCGGCGTGGTAGCTCCACAATACGGCGACGTGTGGCTGGTGCGGGGCACGCCGGCACCCAGCAAAGCACCGCTCAACCCTGGGGAGTTTGACTACCGCCGCTACCTGGAATACCATCAGGTGTATCACCAGCAGTTTATTCACCCCGACCAGTACCAAACCGTTGCTACTGAGCCGCCCAGCTACCTGAAGGCGGCCGCCATGCGCGCGGCCCGCGTGCTGGATGGCGTATTCCGGCAGTATGTGCAGGCCAAACGGGAGTATGCGTTGGCCTCGGCGCTGGTGCTGGGCATCAAAGACGACATCGACCAGCAGACCAAGCAGGCCTACGCCAACACGGGTACCACGCACATTATGGCCGTGTCAGGGTTGCAGGTGGGGCTGTTGTTCGGGGCCGTGACGTGGCTGCTGGGGCTGCTGCCAGGGCGGCGCGGGCCACTGTTTCGGTTCGTGACGGCCGCACTAGGGCTGGCCGTTATCTGGAGCTACGCCTTCCTGACAGGCCTGTCGGCTTCGGTGCTACGGGCGGCCGTGATGTTCACGTTCATCATTGTGGCGCGAGCCACGCAACGGCAAACCAACATGTTCAATACGCTGGCCGTGGCGGCTTTCTGCCTGCTCTGCTACGACCCGTATCTGCTCTGCGACGTTGGGTTTCAATTGTCTTTCCTGGCCGTTATCAGCATCGTGTACCTGCAGCCGCGCATTGTGGCATGGTTCGATGTGAAGGACTATTTTCTGCAAAAGCAGCGGCCGTGGCAAACCAAAGCGGTGCAGAAATTCTGGAAATGGAGTGGCAAGTTTCTTGACGGCGTCTGGCAGGCCACGGCGCTGTCGTTGGCGGCGCAAGTTGCCACGTTTCCGCTGGGCTTGTTCTATTTCCACCAGTTTCCGCTTAGCTTCCTTTTCTCGAACCTGGTGGCAGTACCGATTTCCAGCGGAGCCGTGTACGTGGGGCTGGGCCTGCTGGTATTGAAAGGATTTGTTGCACTTGTAGGGCTGGCTTCGGCGAGTGTCGCTCAAGTGCTGGACATTCTGCCCCAGCTTGTTGCTAGGGTATTTGAATGGATGATTTGGCTGTTTAACGAATACATTTTCTGGATTGGCCGTGCCATGCCCGGTGCTCTAATTTCGGGCATTCACGTTACGGCGCCACAAGCCTGGCTGATATGTGGCGTCATTCTGGCGCTGCTGACGTTTTTCCGGCTCAAGAATCTGGCGTGGCTGGGGCTGGCGTGTGCGCTGCTGGGTGTGTTTGCCGGCAGCCGCGTGTGGGCCGCACACAAGCTGGCCCCCGATGAGCGGCTTGTGATTTACAGCATCCCGCGCCGTTCAGTGGTAGGGTTCTGGCAGGGGGCGGCCGCCCACATTGTCAGCGCCGACTCGCTGCCACTCAACGAAACGGAGCGTACCTACCGCATCGTGCCCGGCATCATTCAGCGGGATGCCCGCCGGGTAGCTTATTATGCGGGCTGGCGCGGTGGGCCGGTGCCGGCTACGGCCGATACGGCTGCCCGCACCAACTTGGTACTGGCCGTGTGGCGGGGCGTGCGAGTGGCTTTTGTAGCCGGCCGGCTGACCGGAGCGCGGAAGGCAGTGCCGGTGGATGTGGTGGTGCTGCGCCGCAATGCCCGCGTATGGCCCGAAGATCTGGATGCTACATTCGGTAAAGCCCCGGCCATCGTTTTCGATTCTTCGTGCAAATCCTGGTACGTGGCCTCCATGCAGGAAAAGCTACAGCAGGCAGGCTGGCAGACGCATGATGTAACGTTGCAAGGCGCTTTTGTGCGGCCAATACAACCACTGGGGAAGTAA
- a CDS encoding GNAT family N-acetyltransferase codes for MKVHRITSESDLKAALAIRRTVFVLGQSVPAELEQDAHDHTDATHYLALADDDTPCGAARWRVTESGVKLERFAVLADYRNQQTGAALLRQVLQDVAAAHPHATVYLNAQLPAVRFYERHGFEKVGQMFEEGGLQHYKMVWQPS; via the coding sequence ATGAAAGTCCATCGAATAACCAGCGAATCTGACCTGAAAGCAGCACTTGCTATCAGGCGCACAGTGTTTGTGCTGGGCCAGAGCGTGCCCGCCGAGCTGGAGCAGGACGCCCACGACCACACCGATGCCACACATTATCTGGCCCTGGCCGATGACGATACGCCTTGCGGCGCGGCGCGCTGGCGCGTCACGGAAAGCGGCGTGAAGCTGGAACGCTTTGCCGTGCTGGCCGACTACCGCAACCAGCAAACCGGCGCCGCGCTGCTCCGTCAGGTGCTGCAGGACGTAGCGGCAGCACACCCGCACGCTACCGTATACCTAAATGCCCAGCTACCGGCCGTACGCTTCTACGAACGACACGGATTTGAGAAAGTAGGGCAGATGTTTGAGGAAGGCGGCCTGCAGCACTACAAAATGGTGTGGCAGCCCTCCTGA
- a CDS encoding PhoH family protein, whose amino-acid sequence MVEKVITLENVSLIDFLGPDNQNIRQLAAAFPGSKIISRGNEIKIQGQTPVISRINDILSALLEHYHQYGQITDKTVAQYLSSADEDQQDRMLAASPDVILFGSKGGVIKAKTANQQRLVDTVLKNDLVFALGPAGTGKTYISVALAVRALKNKEVKKIIISRPVVEAGESLGFLPGDMKEKVDPYLRPIYDALEDMLPPEKFKFYLENKTIEIAPLAYMRGRTLNNAFVLLDEAQNTTPSQLKMFLTRMGPSAKVMVNGDRSQIDLPTKQKSGLIQALDILRDVPGIGFVEMTAEDVVRHRLVKQIVQAYDKFDVEMQHEQANQANRPIREYQPYRRPNNPGNAGSDPGKHPDARREDDGTRELPVNHEQI is encoded by the coding sequence TTGGTCGAGAAAGTCATCACGCTCGAAAACGTGTCCCTGATAGATTTCCTGGGGCCCGACAACCAGAATATCCGCCAACTGGCGGCGGCTTTTCCGGGTAGTAAAATTATTTCACGCGGCAACGAGATTAAAATTCAGGGCCAGACGCCTGTTATCAGCCGCATCAACGATATCCTGTCGGCGCTGCTGGAGCACTACCACCAGTACGGGCAGATTACCGACAAAACTGTTGCTCAGTACTTATCCTCAGCCGATGAGGACCAGCAGGACCGCATGTTGGCGGCCTCGCCCGACGTGATTCTGTTTGGGTCCAAAGGCGGCGTTATTAAGGCCAAAACGGCCAACCAGCAGCGTCTGGTGGACACGGTACTGAAAAATGACCTTGTGTTTGCACTAGGGCCGGCCGGTACCGGCAAAACCTACATTTCGGTGGCGCTGGCGGTACGGGCGCTGAAAAACAAGGAAGTCAAGAAAATCATCATTTCGCGCCCCGTGGTAGAAGCTGGTGAAAGCCTCGGCTTTCTGCCCGGCGACATGAAAGAGAAGGTAGACCCCTACTTGCGCCCGATTTATGACGCGCTGGAAGACATGCTCCCACCTGAGAAGTTCAAGTTCTATCTCGAAAACAAAACCATCGAAATAGCACCGCTGGCCTACATGCGCGGCCGCACGCTCAACAATGCGTTTGTACTTCTGGATGAAGCCCAGAACACTACTCCTTCGCAGCTGAAGATGTTTCTGACCCGGATGGGCCCTTCGGCGAAGGTGATGGTGAACGGTGACCGGAGCCAGATTGACCTGCCCACCAAGCAGAAGTCCGGCCTGATTCAGGCGCTGGATATTCTGCGCGACGTGCCGGGCATCGGGTTCGTGGAAATGACGGCTGAAGACGTGGTGCGTCACCGTCTGGTGAAGCAGATTGTGCAGGCCTACGACAAGTTTGACGTGGAAATGCAGCATGAGCAGGCCAACCAAGCTAACCGCCCTATCCGCGAGTACCAGCCCTACCGCCGGCCTAACAATCCCGGCAATGCAGGCTCCGACCCCGGCAAGCACCCCGATGCCCGCCGCGAAGACGACGGTACTAGAGAACTGCCCGTCAACCACGAGCAAATCTAG